The DNA sequence CACAGAGAAAGCTCTTAGATTGATTGCAAAGAAAGCAATGACCAAAAATACTGGAGCCAGGGGTTTAAGAGCCCTACTGGAAATCATTTTAACGGAAGCTATGTTTGAGGTATCAAAGtgtcatttatttttgtaaaatatagtTCTGTCTTCAAGTATCTAAGATTGGTCTCTCTGATCTTTAACTAATACATTGAATGCTTGCATGCACCAGATTCCAGATGTTAAAGCTGGAAATGAAATGATTGATGCGGTTGTTGTTGACGAGGAGTCGGTAGGATCGGTAAATTCCATTGGCTGTGGAGGAAAAATTCTTTGTGGAGATGGTGCTTTAGATCAGTACCTAGCTACGATGGAGAGTTCAGTGGTATGATATTGCATCTGAATGAACGTCTGTTAAtgcttttatttctttcatgaaGATGTTTTCACTCATCTGCAGCACTGATGAGCTGTGAGAATGTGGTAGGTGATTTTGACCCTAGTTTCTTCATGTATTGCAGGTTAATCATGACGTAGCGGAACCAGACTTACAAGAGGGGGAATCAGAGATTTCATCAAGAGCTATGAgcatgtaatattatatttaccAAAAGgtgtataaattattattgtcgTTGTTATctgtaaaaattatattcataatttgCTGTAATTATTATCCTCTGTATAACGCTGTAGCTCCTGTTTTAAGTACATTGAATAGGAAGGATATAGAAAAATGATAGCTTGCTAATTTAGGCAGCACGCCATCCAAAGTTTCAAATCATTTTGATGAAAATCTATTGAGTCTATTTTCTCATCTGCTAATATTTTCTGTTGGTTAAAATCTATCCGTCTCGCTGTCTTGGAAACCAAATTCACTTTATTGACATAAATTTCATCTAAATAGGAAAACATTCTGTTATCAATTATCAGAGAATCTATAACTGAATGCACCATTCTGGTTACATTGTATGATTTCGTTGTCCCCtcaaactcattattttgaCGAAAGTTGAATAATTGATTTATCACATGAAAAGTTCACACAAATGCGAAAAATCTAATCAAATGGGTAAATGGATTGATTATGAAAAATTGAGTCGTTTGTATATGAGAAGATTTGATCAGGATATCATACAAGTCGATTCTAACAATAGTAAATATCAGGTGATTTTATATCACTTACTTTACATTACGAGCTTAACATGTTTTCTAATTGGATGGCAGtgagaataatatattttctgtaACATTGatgtaaaatgaattttaatccTTTGTTGATATTCGCATGACACATTCAGTTGATAATTTATTCAATGATTAGATAATTTTGGTTTCTAAGATGCTACAAGTGTTCAATATgcaaagaaggaaaaataaCTTGGTAATTATTACCcataaacaagaaaaacaagcCATTGATTATAAGTAGCTTTTACGCTTTGTTTAGTATAACTGATGAGAGGGAGAGGTACgaaaagagaagaaatataGGGTTGAGTTGTTTGGCTGAAGATATGTGcggaagaaagagaagaaagaagagtgGGGAAGAAATGTGTCCTCAAAGCAGCATGATAAGTTATGTTGATAAATGAAAGagattttagtatttttcttttatgatcataatataattttaacataagCTAGAGGCTGATACTGaccgaaaaagaaaaagaacggTGGCGAATAAATTTCTTCTAAGTTTAAGAAATTAAAGGTTATAAcgctaaattaattttattgagatTTAGGTGGGTCTCACTTGTTTGGAAATAAGTTCACTAAATTTGGAATGTGGCTTGCATGTTAGTATAACTCCCATAAACTTTATTCAATAGAGAACATGCTTTTGTTAGAATTGATTTCTTCGAAATCGTATGCCACTCTCAGATTTGACAAAATTGGCTTATAGAATGCAAAGAATGAAAACCATATCTGTTATTATTCATAAACAGAATCAAGAATTTTAAGTAATTGGGTATCAAATATGAAAGGTATATAAATAAGACGAAACTCTGACATGAAAATGTGGAAGAGAGTCTATGAGGCTTTAGAGTTGGAAATAAATTTGGAAGCCTCTTCTGCAGTTGGCAGTGCAGGAATTGCACCCTTCACTGTTGTGCAAATTGCTCCACAACCATTCGCAAACGTCAAAGCctctctcaatttttgttcaTTCTGatccaacaaaacaaaaaagatgtCATGGTAATGAGAAGATAACATTTTATAGTGAGTGTGAGAGAGAGATACCTCAAATATGGAAGTGTCTTTGGCCACAGCTGTGAGAAGTGCACCCACAAAAGAATCACCAGCACCAGTTGTGTCAATTGCCTTCACTGAAAATCCATTTACCCTTCCTTTGAAGTTCTACACTCAAACAATATATCAGTATATTCCCCCACATAACAGCACATCTAACTGCATAAATCCTTCTTGAATATGGGAtcacaaataaaagttaaaatcttTTAACTGCATAAATCTAACCAACCAATAGTAATCATCAAATGCTTTATTGAATCAATTTTGTCAAAAAGACACTGTTTTCAAAACATGGGTGTATATATATTGGATGATACCTTGGTGTAATATCTGCAACCCTTCTCTCCATCAGTGACAAGAAGCAATTTCAATTTGTCGTGCCACAGAGACATTACAACATCCTCCTTCTCAGGATCACCTTGGGTTAGGAATTGAACTTCGTCATCACTCACCTACATACCAGCAATCCATTTGCACAATCATCCAGTCATATTGAGTTCTAGGCTTCTAGAAAGAGTAATAAAATCTttaggttaaatatgattttaaccATCAACTTTGACATTAAATTAGAATTCGTCCttattcaaaaatttgatacattttaatttctaaacttaagaaaaaaaaatgtatttaatccTTATGTAAAGTTATTTTGTCGTGTCACAcacgttttatgataataataaagtttgatacgtttttcctttaatattaGTTGGAAAATGAGTTTGATGCAATTAAACCCTACAAAAATTAGGtccattcaatttttaaatttgtgaatCAAAGTTTCAAAGTTCCGGAgcaaattctaattttgtaagtttaggaattaaaaacttgtttaacctaaaaactttaaaaagtatTACCTTGATGAAGTCGGCATCAAACCATATGCTCTTGATTCCAGACCTAGCAGCCTCCTCAGAAGGCCACAAGGGAAGCCTCACATTTGGATCATAGGAGAGCAAAGCACCACTTTCTCTAGCAACTTTCATGGCAGCCAAGTGTGCTGATCTGCATGGCTCTGATATCAGGCTAATGGATCCATAATGAAATACCTTAGCCTTCTTGATCAAACCCGTATTCAATTCTGACTCCGCCAGCAACATATCTGCACTGGGATTTCTATAAAACATGAACTCCCTCTCTCCATCTTTCCTCAATGTCACAAAAGCCAAAGCAGTTCTTGCCTCCGTATCAAAGCAAACACCATCAGTGTTCACTTTGTTTTTCCTCAAAATATCAACAAGCATCCTTCCAAACTCATCATCTCCCACCTGTCACAACAAAGTTTGTGACTGCATTTATATGcaatatcatgaaacatgacAAAACCTATGACACCaccttaatataatttaaaaaaccttAACGTTCCTACCATGTCCAATAATCTCACATTTCGCTTAGGTCTGACTTCTAAAGTTCTATTGGACGCGATAGGAACAATCTCTATGCTAGATGGGAAATGAATGTTTGTAAAAATCAAGAACCTTGCCGATGAAAGCAGCATTGCCACCAAGTTTGGCTATGGCACAAGCAACATTAGCAGGAGCACCTCCAGGGGCTTTGATAAAAGCAGGAGACTCAGCCAAGGAGACACCAGATGTGTCAGGAACAAAGTCGATGAGCATCTCACCGAATGATATCACTAATGGATCTGCTGAGCCTGACatctcttcctctttctctatGTTATCGCTTTTCTTGTTGATGTTTGTGTTTTTCTCTTACAAAACAGTTTCAGGGCCAAACCTTAACAATGCTACAACTGGTCCCATATTTATGATTCAACGCAGGTTTAGGAGTGATAGTCGagtatttttttgtttcattttactTGTTTAAATTTACCCAAGTATAGACTATTATAAGTCAATTCacatatacttaaaataacTATACTGTTTAGCGATAGATTATCGCCCATTACAAGattatgttttataataattattatatcagTTACTTCTGTGatcatttttaattgaatcgTTAAATTCCACatctattgttttattttaataataaactcTGTAGTTGAAATTTTAAGCGAATTTTCAGGCCCTTTATCCCTCACTTTTACCAAGAAATGAGAGAACACAAAGCTTGATCCGAGAAGAATGCTTTTGAAGAGGAACAATAAAAACCACCACACAAACTAGTGAAGTATGCATTGTTCCTTAAATTCTGGTTAACAGTTTCAGATTCCACACATTCATATAGGAAATGCTATTTTGGAAGTCTCAAAGGAAGCTTACCCTCCTCTTCtttaaataatcattaaatGTCAAATATTGCTTCTGCGGAGAAAGCTGATTAAGATATTACTAAGAACTTTAACCCAACCCATTCCATTGTTAACGCTGTGTTACAAAACAAAGTGAAATGGAGAAAAAGCCCGagaaaaaacagaagaaaagaataagatCTTCAGAGTTAAATACCAATTCAAAGTTCTCATTAATCCAACTACATCACCAAATCATGAAATTCCTGTGCCTTTGTAggatttattcaaatttatagtGCTTGTCCACACCAACAGACACATCCCAAGTGCAACTCATCCCTTTGGGAAACACAACCAAGTCACCAGCAGCAATTTCAACTGATTCATTTGACCCACTAGGAAACACCTTCACTTTTCCTTCCAGAAGATAGCAAGTCTCTTTGGCTTCATATGTCCATGGGAATTTGCTTGGAGGGCATCCCCATCTGTTATACATCAAATGTGTGTCACACAGAATCAGAGACAGATCAAAAGCTTTTGAAAACAGGTAAACTAAAAAGATAGCATCTTGCAGTGTTTCAGGTCTACCCAATTTGGTAATTAAGGTAAGATATAAGAACCCCATAAAGGTGGTTCCTGTGATTTCTTCAGTCATTCATAACACAGACAACAAAATCAACTTCAATCCCATGGCACAACTATAATGAACAGGTCAAGAAAAGCTCGGCACATAGCATGATTCATTAATCaagaaatcaaacaaaatttattaatccaAACCTCAtaggaaaaacaaaaggaacaaCAAATCAACCTGAAATAACTGAAACAAAATgggtaaaagaaattaaagaaaaaaaagcatTACTTGGGCCATTTCCTAACACCCAGTTGAGTGAGCTTGGACTCAGGAGGGTTTCTCTCAATTTTGATGCCCAGTTTCTCTATGACAGTAGTCATGCTCTCTGCTACTGTTGTTAAGTGCAGTCTCCTCTTTGTTGGATGTCTTGTACTTAAAGGAAAAGCTGAGTGTTTGGTTTGTGTGAAGTTGTTGGGAAATAAAGTACCCACAAATGATGATGCCATTTCGCTACCTTTGGAAATAACACCCTTCtgatctctctctctctacttTGGTTCACAATTTCTATGAATTTCTCTGTTGTTTTAGTTCACTCATTTTTCATCTCTGCACTTTCTAGACAGTCCAA is a window from the Vigna unguiculata cultivar IT97K-499-35 chromosome 7, ASM411807v1, whole genome shotgun sequence genome containing:
- the LOC114191908 gene encoding probable fructokinase-5, with translation MSGSADPLVISFGEMLIDFVPDTSGVSLAESPAFIKAPGGAPANVACAIAKLGGNAAFIGKVGDDEFGRMLVDILRKNKVNTDGVCFDTEARTALAFVTLRKDGEREFMFYRNPSADMLLAESELNTGLIKKAKVFHYGSISLISEPCRSAHLAAMKVARESGALLSYDPNVRLPLWPSEEAARSGIKSIWFDADFIKVSDDEVQFLTQGDPEKEDVVMSLWHDKLKLLLVTDGEKGCRYYTKNFKGRVNGFSVKAIDTTGAGDSFVGALLTAVAKDTSIFENEQKLREALTFANGCGAICTTVKGAIPALPTAEEASKFISNSKAS
- the LOC114190558 gene encoding uncharacterized protein LOC114190558, giving the protein MASSFVGTLFPNNFTQTKHSAFPLSTRHPTKRRLHLTTVAESMTTVIEKLGIKIERNPPESKLTQLGVRKWPKWGCPPSKFPWTYEAKETCYLLEGKVKVFPSGSNESVEIAAGDLVVFPKGMSCTWDVSVGVDKHYKFE